The DNA sequence TGACCCAAAATGTGCTGCTGGGAGACGCAGGTTCTGCCCGCGCTGCCCAGATCCCCCAGTGCTCCTCAGCGTTTCTCCATCTGCagcctcttcccttctccaagTGTTAAATAGCATTACTGCTTCTAggcaaaacatctttttttttaatctactgaGTTGGCTGTGCAAGTCCCgttttctgctccttcttcaTCCTGATCATAACTGCCCGGAGATGCAGGCAGATACAAAAAGCCTCAACGTGCAAAAGACCTCACTCCAGCCTCTTGATCTTGAACATCTTGGTTgtggtgtggtttggttttttttaatgtctgagAAAGAAGTGATATATGATGCGTAGCACAGTGGGGTTTTGCTCAGCAGTTCTGCTTGCTAGGCATTAACCCAGCAATAGAAGTAACGGTAATAAGAGCTTCATCACCTGCGTCAGATTATCTTGACAGATAAAAACAAGGAGTGGGGATCGTGCAGCTTTCTTCAGAGAATATTGCACTACCTGCTGCTCCCAAGCAATTGATTAAAATCAGACCAATGTTACCACAAACTTAATTTTAGCCCTATCTTggagattttaaaacattattggATTGTTGCTCTTTTCCTAACTTGAACCTCAAGTCTGAAGCGAAGACCTCGGGCAAGCGAGGATGCCAGCGGTGAGGGCTGAAGGCTGGATCTCTCGGCATCTCCCAGGGGACCAGGGCTCGGTCTGCTCTGCACCACTCCACCGGGGCAGCAGCTCCGTGTTGCTGGCTGGTCCTCGCAGAGGCGGCATttgtggggcagggagaagacCCGGCTGCTAACTCATTGCCCCTCTCTGATGAATAGGTTATTTACAATGAGCATTGCTAAATAAGCTTCATTTATGCAAGCTGAGGTGAACTGTAAGTGATGACGTACAATGTGCTGATCTGTGGCTTTTGACAGGGGATGTTGAGTCCTGGCTGCCTCTTCTGGCCAAAGACCTCTGTGCAGTCGCACTGTCCGTCGCTCACACCCCCCCTACGTGTCCACAAATagcccaaggggaaaaaatatcctCTCTCCTGTCAGGTTGTGCCTCCTCTCCTATCTGTGCCGCTTTGCTGATATCTGTTGAgctttaatgtattttgtgCATTGCAGATAATCAAAGGATTGTTTTAAGAGTAAAAATTGCAAATAGCTGCAACTTGACTGAAACCTAAACACCTTGAGTATCCCAGTATGGTTCTGAATTTGCAGTAAATcccagagagagacagagactCTACTTTAGTGCAGCCAGGCTATTTTTATGGATGAAAATATGTACCATTTAACATCTGTTTTAAGCATATACATGGGGTGGGTTCTCATAACCGATCTTGTCCCAGCTGTTGCCTTCATCATTCTTTTTCCCAAGTCCTGTTATTTCAGCCTGCatgttttctgcagttctgaTCATTGGGGTTTTTCATGGTCTCAGACTGCAAGCGAGATTCTGTGTTTGAACCATCAGAAATTGaaaattaatgggaaaaatatgtgcgttatttttctcttgctttacTTTAGGACAACCCAAATTAAGAGTGTCTGTCATGTCTCACTGCACTCAAATGAATACCAAAAGGAAATGATAAAATTTCACAAAAGGCTGGCTGAGCGGATGCAAAAACCCTCACTGGCTGTAGGGTCTGACTGCGCCGGAGAGCCCCAGACCTGCTAATGTAAATCAAAGCAATGTGCAAAAGCAAACCCAAGAAGAAATCTTTTGCTAGGGAGTTACCTGGATGGCAGAGATATCTCCAGACCAAGAGATTTGTTCCCCTTGACATGAGCCTCCCTGCAGCTTCCCCCTCCATCTGCCAGGCGCTGCAGCAGTACCTCTGCCCAGGCAGTGCCAGGGATACTGGAgccctgcagcatcctctctGCGACAGCAATCCTTCCTGTTCATCAGATATAATAGGTGCTATCTTTTCCACAGCTAGTAATTACACTTAATTACACTGGGAGGAGTTAGAGGTTTTTGGTAATTCGGTGGAAGAAGGATGCCACCAGTACTGAGAGCTTATGAAAATGTGCCTCTCATCTCTGCATCACTAGTTGCTGGTACCACATTAAGAAAGGTGGCTGTAGTGGATAGTTGTAGTAACACGGATCTGTGCGGATCCACATCCCTTCCTAGCTGTTCTCTCCCATATGAGAGAGATGACAGGTTTTCCTCCTATTTTATAATGGCATTTTATTTTCGTGTGCTGCTTTTCATAACTCACCTGAGTTTTTCATCCTTAGGCCCGACATTCATCGCCAGGCAGAATCGGTGCCTCAGCCAGGCAACATGACGGCACTGTTTGCTAACTTGTCGTGCCACCACTCCATCGACGACTTCCGAAACCGAGTCTATTCCACGCTCTACTCCATGATCAGCATTACGGGCTTTGTCGGCAATGGCGTTGTGCTGTACGTCCTCATAAAAACATACCGGCAGAAGACGGCCTTCCAGGTGTACATGCTGAACCTTGCTGTGTCCGACTTCCTCTGCGTGTGTACCCTGCCCCTGCGTGTCATCTACTATGTCCACAAAGGGAACTGGTTCTTCAGTGACTTCCTATGCAGGATCAGTTCGTACGCGTTGTACGTCAACCTGTATTGCAGCATATTTTTCATGACTGCGATGAGCTTCTTCCGTTGCATAGCCATTGTTTTTCCAGTCCAGAACATCAATTTGGTAACGGAGAAGAAGGCTAAGTTTGTCTGCGTCGGCATCTGGATTTTTGTCACCCTGACAAGCGCTCCCTTCCTGCGAAACGGGACATACCAATATGGCAACAAGACCAAGTGCTTTGAACCCCCAGAAGACTCTCAGAAGACAAATCTAGTTGTGATCCTGGATTTTATTGCCCTATTTGTGggcttcatttttccatttattgtCATAACTATCTGCTACACAATGATCATAAGGACCTTACTGAAAAATTCCTTGAAGAAGAACCAGGCTAACCGCAAGAAGGCGGTCTGGATGATCATCATCGTGACGGCCACCTTTCTGGTGAGCTTCACCCCATACCACATCCTGCGTACGGTTCACCTCCACGTGCTGCGGCTGAAGAACGCCAGCTGCGAGGATGCCATATACCTACAGAAATCGGTCGTGGTAACGCTCCCCTTGGCAGCTTCCAACTGCTGCTTTGACCCGCTTCTCTATTTCTTCTCGGGGGGCAACTTTCGGAAGAGACTTACCACGTTTAGGAAggcttcttcctccagcttaACGCAAGCCTTCAGGAAAAAGTTCTCCATAAAAGAGAAGGATGAGGAACCCTTTGGAGAAAGCCATAGGGAGAATGGAAAGGCGGCCGTGGCCCCTTCATAAGGAGGCTAGACCTTCCCCTAAGATCTCAGATGGGCAACGGAGATCTCGGAACCCTTCCAGAAGACACGATGGAGGCTTGCAAGCCTTCATCGCTATTCGATATGTAATAATAAAGGTGGACAGACCATGATTTATGCTCCTTGGTGGTACAGCCGCTGCCGGGAATGGCCAACCCCTTCCCCAGGCGCACTGCTTGGACATACGCAGCCGCTTAGGATGAAGGAGCCACCACCGCTAGCCAGCACCAGAAAACTGTTGATCTGATGATAAACTCACATAAACAAACTCTTCAAAGCCTGTATTTGGGCATCTGCTTCATTTTACAACTCTACAAAGAGCGTTAACTCTCTGAGTCAGTGGGAAATGTAAACACAGCATTTGGTGTACGCAGCACTCGGGGAAATACTGACAAATAAAGAGGGCAGAGTTTTCAGAGTCTTCAAACAGCCGCTAAATTATTTACACAGCAGAGGTCAGGATAATTCCTGCCCGGCtcccagctgcttctgctttggaTTTCAGTTTTCAAGGTAATTATGTCTGTAAGACCTGCAGGGTTGGTGCCTGGGTCTGCAAATCCGGGAACTCGGGCTTCAGCCCCTCTCGCACCCCGAACGAGCAGCTCTTCAGACATGCTTTTGTGCACAGCAGATCTGCCAGCATTTTCCAAACTTCTAGAAAAATCTTGTCTGAGGGAGCAGTTTTAAAATTGCAGTATCCTAGCGTGCATTTGAAACTTATTTCGATGGGACTGGTCCTGTAAGTGATGGCTGCAGGATCCAGATTATCACTCCAGTTCTTCAGGAGGTTTTATGTAAAAGTAGAGCTCTGGATGCTCAGAGTCCagtgcaggatcaggcctgcCTTTCTGAACTATTGaccaaggttttttttaaaaaaaaaaaaatttaaaaaaataaataatgcagaagtccttttttaaaaatagctatgTATGATATTTGATCCTGTTCAAGAGTGTTCACCTCCCTCACACCCCACAGAAAAGAGACAGCCCAAGGCCCTTGGAAAGATCTCTAGGAAGACCTGGAGATCAGTCGTCTGAGTCCAGATGAGACATGAGTGAATCTGATTTTGAGTACAGTATGGTGAAAAAACAGATTGGGCTATGTTTCTGTTgtaaagaaaaacttcaaaatcTTGGTCAGAAGGAAACATTCCTGCGCTTTTCCAGTGACACCACAGAAAAGTAGTGCTTGCCTGCCTTTTGCTGGAGCAAAGCCCAGCCCTAGATGTGTGATACATCAAGACAAAAATAGAAAGTCTTGTAGGATGAAGACTCCTACTTGGAAAAATGGTTGATAAATGAATAGCAAGTATGTTTTGATATGGTATTTATTAAGTTACTTGATATTatcttaaagaaagaaaacagttttaatacTGCAGAGTAAGAGTGAGCTAAAGGAGTTTGGCTTGGGGCAGGGGTCTGCTTGAGAAATGACCTTTACAGATACGCAGAAGAGTGTAAGTTCACTCTTCATACCACAGTCTGCATATCCCTGGGTCAGCAAAAGGCACTTAGAAAAGCAAATTCACCTGCATAACAATTTATGGATGTGAATTTTCAACAAGATCCGAGACTCCTTTAGAAAATTCTAAGAATCTGTAAAGTGGAAGAGGGCTAAAAGCTGTTCGTGTAGAGGAGTGTTACAGTTCCCCCTAGTCCCACAGGAGGGCAGAGCTCCTAGTTCAAAGATGTAACTGTAGACTGCTTTGAGAAAGTGTGTGTAAGAGTTGGCTAAAAACTTCCTTTCGAGGGTTAGCATTGAGTATTATAGCTGTGTCTCCAAGCATTAAAGGCATTGTGCAACTGTAAATAGAAATCATCACGGAAAACTCAGTTTCAGAATATGTAGAAATAATGCACAAATAATTCccaaattttaaagtattatacAGTAAAgctatatgtatgtgtgtgttgcaaagcatttttattgtaCCAGAGgtatgctttttcctttttgtctttttttttttttatgagacgATGGTTATGgcaagagaaacagcagtggTTTTTGTGCAATAGgaaagactatttaaaaaaagattgctgaaaattaaattaaaatgttgcaaGTTAAATTTTAACAATTACTGGTTTCTGTGTCTTATTTTAAAGTCTCTGCATACAGATTACTCTTCTCTACAATACATTTTTATCTACATGCAGCACTAGAGTGTAATTTTCACGTAATAATCATTTATAATGATATAGTGAACACTCAGTTAAAAACAGCGTAGAAGTTGCTGAGGGCAGCACCTGGAGCGGGCTGAGATATCGGGGGACTCGCTGGCCCAGCTCCTCGGAGCTGGAGTTTGGTCCAGTTGAACTGGCCTTTGCTGTTGCCCAACTTCACCGGACGCAGGGCACCgtctggggctgctggtgcGGGGACCTGTTGGAGCCAAACCACTTCTGATGGCAACTGGGCTCTCGGTAGGTCTTGCAGAGGTGGAGCACCCCAGCAAATAGCAGCTGGGACCTCGATAAATGTGTATTTACAGATAGAAAATGCTTGCAAGACACTGGGAGGGAAGTGATGCTTTTGGTGAGGAGGATGTGTTTGGGTGTCCTTGTGCGATCACATACCACAGGGGTTCCTGCACGGAAAGGTCTGCCAAGAATGATGTTTTCTACTTAGCTTTTCCCAAAATAGGCGCAGGATATGCAGCGTCTTACGTAGTTACAAAACTCGAGTCCGTCCTGGTGAGGGGGGAGCTTTGCCATCGGCTCGGCAGAAACCCAGCTCCAGGGGCGAGGCGAGCGCGGTTGTCCCCAGCTCGTGACTTTGCCCTGTGGCACGCAGAAAAGTGCCATCCCGACAGCAAATGTTGATCGTGTTTTGCTCAGGAATAGGGACCTGGAGAGAAACACGTGCCAAGAAACAGGACCCGTCACCATCATGAGGTGAGTTAGAAATTGTGGTGTTTGTATGGGCTGTAAAAAATGACAGGAGTTGGGAAGAGGGGGACGAAGGGCCATCCTGGTACAGTGTCAGTGTCAGAAATCCGTAAAAAAGGAGGGAGGTGTTCCGTTTCTTGCTAGAAACTGGActttcttctgctgcatctGTTCCGATTTATGGTACAATAGTGTCCCCTAGTGCAGAGTTACTCGTGGAGCAGCTGCCTGTTGTCTAATGAgatttcctctctctctctctctctctttttttttttttttttttttttaagatagtCCAGCCTGAGCTCCTTGCTTGTAACGCTGTCCTCTTTCCTCCGGAGTTGCTCaccctcagttcctcctctcccacccctgcctgtattttatttcataatctttggggttttcctctctgccttcctcttGTTTTTTCCTGGAGGGATGCTCAGGCTGGGAAGGAGCCAGCCACAGAAGGGGGTCCAGCAGCACCCAGTCCCCGCTGAGGGACCCCAGCCTCAGCACTGGTGGCGAGCAGggtccctcctcctgccccgggCTCCAACAGTACCATCTGCTTTGCctaaaaaatgctgtttctccATTGAATGGCTGTCCCACCACGGAGCTTGGACCTGCAAATCTTTCGTTGGAAGCTGATGGTAAATACAGCCCATTGGCATCACATTGTCACGACAGAAGTCCCATCGTTTTGGCCTTAATTTGTCTGGGAAGgttatttctga is a window from the Buteo buteo chromosome 22, bButBut1.hap1.1, whole genome shotgun sequence genome containing:
- the CYSLTR1 gene encoding cysteinyl leukotriene receptor 1, whose product is MTALFANLSCHHSIDDFRNRVYSTLYSMISITGFVGNGVVLYVLIKTYRQKTAFQVYMLNLAVSDFLCVCTLPLRVIYYVHKGNWFFSDFLCRISSYALYVNLYCSIFFMTAMSFFRCIAIVFPVQNINLVTEKKAKFVCVGIWIFVTLTSAPFLRNGTYQYGNKTKCFEPPEDSQKTNLVVILDFIALFVGFIFPFIVITICYTMIIRTLLKNSLKKNQANRKKAVWMIIIVTATFLVSFTPYHILRTVHLHVLRLKNASCEDAIYLQKSVVVTLPLAASNCCFDPLLYFFSGGNFRKRLTTFRKASSSSLTQAFRKKFSIKEKDEEPFGESHRENGKAAVAPS